One Sphingomicrobium sp. XHP0239 DNA segment encodes these proteins:
- a CDS encoding molybdenum cofactor biosynthesis protein MoaE, which translates to MTVTVQATSFDPGEALAAFLPRAGEGAVASFVGTVRGDGIDMLTLDHYPGFTERALQTIASEIRETFALTAVQIIHRYGTMTPAQPIMFAATAAPHRRAALDALDTLMERLKHDAPFWKRETGPDGDRWLEPPPRL; encoded by the coding sequence ATGACCGTTACCGTGCAAGCAACTTCCTTCGATCCCGGTGAAGCTCTCGCTGCCTTCCTTCCTCGGGCGGGCGAAGGCGCGGTCGCGAGTTTTGTCGGTACCGTGCGCGGCGACGGCATCGATATGCTGACGCTGGATCACTATCCGGGCTTCACCGAACGCGCGCTCCAGACGATTGCCAGCGAGATCCGCGAGACCTTCGCCTTGACCGCCGTGCAGATCATCCATCGCTACGGTACGATGACCCCAGCCCAACCCATCATGTTCGCCGCCACCGCCGCCCCTCACCGCCGCGCAGCGCTCGACGCGCTCGACACCCTCATGGAACGGTTGAAACATGATGCGCCTTTCTGGAAGCGCGAAACCGGTCCCGATGGCGATCGCTGGCTAGAACCGCCGCCCCGCCTCTGA
- a CDS encoding GNAT family N-acetyltransferase, with translation MDIQFNEENGRGRWHLQPKDSDEAAEMTFSRTNDKLIMIDHTYVPPAARGQGLVEKLAERAYKYAKEKGWRIAPVCPFFKAEAQRHGWDDIVEG, from the coding sequence ATGGACATCCAATTTAACGAAGAAAACGGCCGTGGCCGCTGGCACCTCCAACCGAAGGACAGCGACGAAGCGGCCGAAATGACCTTCAGCCGTACCAACGACAAGCTGATCATGATCGACCATACTTACGTGCCGCCCGCAGCGCGCGGCCAAGGCCTCGTCGAGAAACTCGCCGAGCGCGCCTACAAGTATGCGAAGGAAAAGGGCTGGAGGATCGCCCCCGTCTGTCCCTTCTTCAAGGCCGAGGCGCAGCGCCACGGCTGGGACGACATCGTCGAGGGCTAA
- a CDS encoding NupC/NupG family nucleoside CNT transporter, with translation MQILMSIAGIAVILLLALLLSTDRRAIRLRVVGAAFALQAAIAALVLATDGGAAALEWMAGGVSALLGYSAAGTQFIFGPIADPEIGGNSFAIAALPVIVFFAALIAILYHVGVMQLIIKWVGGGLQKITGITKVESLASGANIFVGQSESPLVVKPYLANLAPSQLFTIMAVGMAGVAGTILAAYAAMGIDIEYLLAAAFMSAPGGILMAKIIMPDPRVIVEGEGADVALKKAPGDGVTAALEDHVDEVDPHEGEEKPANIIMAAAMGAQTGVKLAVAVAAMVLSFVALVALANGILGGVGGWFGVEGLTFQQIVGYLFQPIMYLIGVPWDEANVAGGLFGTKVVLNEFVAFIELGGLEGLSPRTVAIVTFALCGFANFSSIAIQMAVTGGLAPNQRPTIARLGLRALAAGSLANLMSAALAGLLLSL, from the coding sequence ATGCAAATCCTGATGAGTATCGCGGGTATCGCGGTCATCCTCTTGCTCGCCTTGCTGCTGTCGACGGACCGCCGCGCGATCCGGCTTCGGGTCGTCGGCGCGGCTTTCGCGCTACAGGCTGCGATCGCGGCGCTCGTGCTGGCGACCGACGGCGGTGCGGCGGCGCTTGAGTGGATGGCGGGGGGCGTTTCCGCGCTTCTCGGCTACTCGGCAGCGGGCACGCAATTCATCTTCGGTCCCATCGCCGACCCCGAAATCGGCGGCAACAGCTTCGCCATCGCGGCGCTTCCGGTAATCGTCTTCTTCGCCGCGCTGATCGCGATCCTCTATCATGTCGGCGTGATGCAGCTGATCATCAAATGGGTCGGCGGCGGGCTCCAAAAAATCACCGGGATCACCAAGGTCGAAAGCCTTGCCAGCGGCGCGAATATCTTCGTGGGCCAGTCGGAAAGCCCGCTGGTCGTCAAACCCTATCTCGCCAATCTGGCGCCCAGCCAGCTGTTTACGATCATGGCGGTGGGAATGGCGGGTGTCGCCGGAACCATTCTCGCTGCCTACGCAGCGATGGGGATCGACATCGAATATCTGCTCGCCGCCGCTTTCATGAGCGCGCCGGGCGGCATCCTGATGGCCAAGATCATCATGCCGGATCCGCGCGTCATCGTCGAAGGCGAAGGCGCCGACGTGGCGCTGAAGAAGGCGCCTGGCGACGGGGTCACTGCGGCGCTCGAGGACCATGTCGACGAGGTCGATCCCCACGAGGGCGAGGAAAAGCCGGCCAACATCATCATGGCCGCCGCGATGGGCGCGCAGACCGGCGTGAAGCTCGCCGTCGCGGTCGCTGCAATGGTGCTGAGTTTCGTCGCATTGGTCGCCCTGGCGAACGGTATCCTGGGCGGTGTCGGCGGCTGGTTCGGGGTCGAGGGCCTGACCTTCCAGCAGATCGTCGGCTACCTGTTCCAGCCGATTATGTATCTGATCGGCGTGCCGTGGGACGAGGCCAATGTCGCGGGCGGTCTGTTCGGGACCAAGGTGGTTCTGAACGAATTCGTCGCCTTTATCGAACTCGGCGGGCTGGAGGGCCTCTCGCCTCGCACGGTGGCGATCGTGACCTTCGCTTTGTGCGGCTTCGCCAACTTCAGCTCGATCGCGATCCAGATGGCGGTGACCGGCGGCCTCGCGCCCAATCAGCGCCCCACCATCGCTCGGCTTGGCCTCCGCGCATTGGCGGCGGGCAGCCTCGCCAACCTGATGAGCGCGGCGTTGGCGGGTCTGTTGCTCAGCCTCTGA
- a CDS encoding sulfite exporter TauE/SafE family protein, giving the protein MIEWWDIATGLFSGALVGFTLGLIGGGGSILAVPLMVYLVGVREPHVAIGTSALAVAANAALGLGGHARAGNVQWREGLVFAAAGVIGAAGGSTLGKAFDGQGLLFLFAILMIAIAVLMLRRGDRGSGQRAKFEPVRLALFGLGAGALSGFFGIGGGFLIVPALIAASGIAMLGAVGTSLVAVTAFGLTTAVNYALSGLVDWSLAGLFIAGGLLGSTAGTRAARTLSAKGALTKAFAAIIILVALYMLYQSGTELLERRA; this is encoded by the coding sequence GTGATCGAATGGTGGGATATTGCGACGGGCCTGTTTTCAGGCGCGCTGGTCGGCTTCACACTAGGACTGATCGGCGGCGGCGGATCGATCCTCGCGGTGCCGTTGATGGTCTACCTCGTCGGCGTGCGCGAACCACACGTCGCGATCGGAACGTCTGCGCTCGCCGTTGCCGCGAACGCGGCACTTGGGCTCGGCGGCCATGCACGTGCGGGCAATGTCCAGTGGCGCGAGGGGCTGGTCTTCGCCGCCGCTGGGGTAATTGGTGCAGCAGGCGGCTCGACGCTCGGAAAGGCATTCGACGGACAGGGGCTGCTCTTCCTCTTCGCCATCCTGATGATCGCCATCGCCGTTCTCATGCTGAGGCGCGGCGATCGCGGAAGCGGACAACGCGCGAAATTCGAGCCGGTCCGTCTGGCACTGTTCGGTCTTGGTGCTGGCGCACTCTCGGGTTTCTTCGGTATCGGCGGCGGCTTCCTGATCGTCCCGGCGCTCATCGCCGCCAGCGGGATCGCGATGCTCGGCGCGGTCGGGACCAGCCTCGTGGCGGTGACGGCCTTTGGACTGACCACCGCCGTCAATTACGCCCTGTCGGGGCTTGTCGATTGGTCGCTTGCGGGCCTCTTCATCGCGGGCGGACTGCTCGGTTCTACCGCGGGCACGCGCGCCGCCCGTACGCTCTCGGCCAAAGGTGCCCTGACCAAGGCCTTCGCAGCGATCATCATTCTCGTCGCGCTCTACATGCTCTACCAGAGCGGCACCGAATTGCTGGAGCGCCGCGCATGA
- a CDS encoding queuosine precursor transporter, with protein sequence MTDQPHRPAPVSIPKSLFALAVFYGGMVCIAGVFANKQVELFPVPGFGTLAVEAGIFAFLLLVVTTSAVTELFGATTGRRMVFLGFVPLLVASALTVLILALPAAPEMEAERLSAFNLLLASTPRIWLGGIVAYGISTLLNVWIFDRMRRAGGRLLWLRSAVAGMVSQALDTLIFISIAFYGVFPIANLMAGQMLAKVVLSAILFPPLIYLMVGLARRLDAPTAERASVAA encoded by the coding sequence ATGACCGACCAGCCGCATCGCCCCGCCCCCGTTTCCATCCCCAAGTCTCTTTTCGCACTCGCCGTCTTCTACGGCGGAATGGTGTGCATCGCGGGCGTGTTCGCGAACAAGCAGGTCGAATTGTTCCCCGTGCCCGGGTTCGGCACCTTGGCAGTCGAAGCAGGGATCTTCGCATTCCTCCTGTTGGTGGTGACAACCTCGGCGGTGACCGAACTGTTCGGCGCGACGACGGGGCGGCGGATGGTCTTTCTCGGCTTCGTACCGCTCTTGGTCGCCAGCGCGCTGACGGTCTTGATCCTCGCGCTCCCCGCCGCACCCGAGATGGAGGCGGAGCGGCTTTCCGCTTTCAATCTGCTGCTCGCCTCGACCCCGCGGATCTGGCTCGGAGGGATCGTGGCCTACGGTATTTCGACGCTTCTCAACGTCTGGATCTTCGACCGGATGCGGCGTGCGGGCGGACGGCTTCTGTGGCTGCGCAGCGCGGTCGCGGGGATGGTCAGCCAGGCGCTCGACACGCTCATCTTCATCTCGATCGCCTTCTACGGGGTCTTTCCGATCGCCAACCTGATGGCCGGGCAGATGCTCGCGAAGGTCGTCCTTTCGGCGATCCTGTTCCCCCCGCTGATCTATCTGATGGTCGGACTGGCGCGCCGGCTCGATGCGCCGACCGCCGAACGGGCATCCGTCGCTGCATAG
- a CDS encoding adenosine kinase: protein MSDTRFDIVAMGDAIVDVIAPCDPSFLTENHLPAGSMQLLDPAQADALYAKMGVAEEHSGGSAANSMAGIAAMGGKAAFIGQVADDQFGGIFAHDLKSLGVAFDTPPLDPQAGLPTGRCLILVTPDGQRTMNTAPGASHELSADAIDPDLIRESGILYLEGYLFGPEKPRAAMMAARRIAHEAKREVAFTLSESVCIAERRDPFLEMINGRGVDILFCNADEVRMLTGANDTDTAVASLRLSVPTIVVTDGPNGAAAWQDGRAVKVPAAPVDRIVDTTGAGDLFAAGFLVARAKGADLEKSLQTGAIAAAEVISHYGARPGADLGKRIDL from the coding sequence ATGAGCGACACGCGCTTCGATATCGTGGCGATGGGTGATGCCATCGTCGACGTGATCGCGCCTTGCGATCCGTCGTTCCTGACGGAAAATCACCTTCCCGCGGGATCGATGCAGCTGCTGGACCCGGCGCAGGCCGACGCACTGTACGCCAAGATGGGCGTGGCGGAGGAACATTCGGGCGGGTCGGCGGCCAACAGCATGGCCGGGATCGCCGCAATGGGTGGCAAGGCGGCCTTCATCGGCCAGGTTGCGGACGATCAGTTCGGTGGCATCTTCGCGCACGATCTGAAATCGCTCGGCGTCGCCTTCGATACCCCTCCGCTCGATCCACAAGCAGGTCTACCGACGGGACGCTGTCTGATACTGGTGACGCCTGATGGGCAGCGCACGATGAACACCGCCCCGGGCGCCAGCCACGAATTGTCGGCCGACGCGATCGACCCCGATCTGATCCGCGAAAGTGGCATCCTCTACCTCGAAGGCTATCTGTTCGGACCGGAAAAGCCCCGTGCGGCCATGATGGCGGCGCGGCGGATCGCGCACGAAGCCAAGCGGGAAGTCGCCTTCACTCTTTCCGAAAGCGTCTGCATCGCCGAGCGGCGCGATCCGTTCCTCGAAATGATCAACGGCCGAGGTGTCGATATCCTCTTCTGCAATGCCGACGAGGTGCGCATGCTTACCGGAGCGAACGATACCGATACGGCCGTTGCATCGCTTCGTTTGTCGGTTCCTACCATCGTGGTGACCGATGGCCCGAATGGCGCGGCGGCATGGCAGGACGGCCGGGCGGTGAAGGTTCCGGCTGCACCTGTGGACCGGATCGTCGACACTACCGGAGCGGGCGATCTCTTTGCGGCCGGCTTCCTCGTAGCGCGGGCGAAGGGCGCGGATCTCGAGAAATCCTTGCAGACCGGCGCGATCGCCGCCGCGGAGGTCATTTCGCATTACGGCGCGCGTCCCGGTGCGGACCTCGGCAAACGGATCGACCTGTGA
- the acs gene encoding acetate--CoA ligase — protein sequence MIVPPPISSDAHIDADRYDDMYRRSIGGGDAFWLDQAKRLDWATEPTKAGDWSFDPVDIRWYEDGILNLCHNAVDRHVESGHGDQVAMLFEPDDPADEVRRLTYADLQRETVRFANALKAIGVTKGSRVTIYMPMTPEGAIAMLACARLGAVHSVVFGGFSPDALAGRIVDCDSRFVVTADAGRRGGMTVPLKANVDAALSRDGVDVSGVLVIRNTGEPIDWIEGRDQWLHDAASDAPCPCEPMHAEDPLFILYTSGSTGKPKGVVHTTGGYGVWAAMTFELTFDYREGEIYWCTADIGWVTGHSYIVYGPLINRATSLLFEGVPTWPDAGRFWQVVAKHGVNSFYTAPTAIRALMREGDMHVTRHDRSSLRVLGTVGEPINPEAWRWYYEVVGDERCAVVDTWWQTETGGHMITTLPAAHAMKPGSAGLPFFGVQPEMFDADGNILDGEAEGNLTIAASWPGQARTVYGDHERFVQTYFSAYPGRYFTGDGCRRDADGYYWITGRVDDVINVSGHRIGTAEIESALVLHPKVAEAAVVGFPHDIKGQGIYAYVTLNADVAADDDLAAELTRHVRKEIGPIATPDHLHYAPGLPKTRSGKIMRRILRKIAEGDTSNLGDTSTLADPQVVEQLVAGAPTR from the coding sequence ATGATAGTCCCGCCCCCCATCAGCTCTGACGCTCATATCGATGCCGATCGGTACGACGACATGTATCGCCGTTCGATCGGGGGTGGCGATGCTTTCTGGCTGGATCAGGCAAAGCGCCTCGACTGGGCGACCGAGCCGACCAAGGCGGGCGACTGGTCGTTCGATCCCGTCGACATACGCTGGTACGAGGACGGCATCCTCAATCTCTGCCACAACGCGGTCGACCGTCACGTCGAATCCGGACACGGCGATCAGGTCGCGATGCTCTTCGAACCCGACGATCCCGCCGACGAGGTCCGCCGCCTCACCTATGCCGACCTCCAGCGCGAGACGGTCCGCTTCGCCAATGCGCTGAAGGCGATCGGCGTCACGAAGGGATCTCGCGTCACCATCTACATGCCGATGACTCCCGAAGGCGCGATCGCGATGCTCGCCTGTGCACGGCTGGGCGCGGTGCATTCGGTGGTATTCGGCGGCTTCTCGCCCGATGCGCTCGCGGGACGGATCGTCGATTGCGACAGCCGGTTCGTCGTCACTGCAGATGCCGGAAGACGCGGTGGCATGACCGTTCCGCTGAAGGCCAACGTCGACGCTGCCCTCTCGCGCGACGGTGTGGACGTCAGCGGCGTCCTTGTCATCCGCAATACCGGCGAGCCGATCGACTGGATCGAGGGTCGCGACCAATGGCTCCACGACGCCGCGTCCGATGCACCCTGCCCTTGCGAGCCCATGCACGCGGAAGATCCGCTTTTCATCCTCTACACGTCGGGATCGACCGGGAAGCCAAAGGGGGTCGTCCACACCACCGGCGGCTATGGCGTCTGGGCGGCCATGACATTCGAGCTGACGTTCGACTATCGCGAAGGCGAGATTTACTGGTGCACCGCGGACATCGGCTGGGTCACGGGGCATAGTTACATCGTCTACGGCCCGCTCATCAATCGCGCGACCAGCCTCCTGTTCGAGGGCGTGCCCACCTGGCCCGACGCAGGCCGTTTCTGGCAGGTCGTCGCGAAGCACGGCGTGAACAGCTTCTACACTGCCCCGACCGCCATTCGCGCACTGATGCGCGAGGGGGACATGCACGTCACGAGGCACGACCGCTCCTCGCTGCGCGTCCTCGGCACGGTCGGCGAGCCGATCAATCCCGAAGCCTGGCGCTGGTATTACGAGGTCGTCGGCGACGAGCGTTGCGCGGTGGTCGATACTTGGTGGCAGACCGAGACCGGCGGTCACATGATCACGACCCTGCCCGCCGCTCACGCGATGAAGCCCGGCAGCGCGGGCCTTCCCTTCTTCGGCGTGCAGCCGGAAATGTTCGACGCCGACGGCAATATCCTCGACGGCGAAGCCGAGGGTAATCTCACCATCGCCGCCAGCTGGCCCGGACAGGCGCGGACGGTCTACGGCGATCACGAACGCTTCGTGCAAACCTATTTCAGCGCCTATCCGGGTCGCTATTTTACCGGCGACGGCTGCCGCCGCGACGCCGACGGATACTATTGGATCACCGGCCGCGTGGACGATGTGATCAATGTTTCGGGCCACCGAATAGGGACCGCCGAAATCGAAAGCGCACTCGTCCTCCACCCCAAGGTTGCCGAGGCCGCCGTTGTCGGCTTTCCCCACGACATCAAGGGTCAGGGTATCTACGCATACGTCACGTTGAACGCTGACGTCGCCGCCGACGACGACCTTGCCGCCGAACTGACCCGCCATGTCCGCAAGGAAATCGGTCCTATCGCCACGCCCGACCACCTCCACTACGCCCCCGGTCTTCCCAAGACCCGTTCAGGAAAAATCATGCGCCGCATCCTTCGAAAAATTGCGGAGGGCGACACGTCGAACCTCGGCGATACGTCGACCCTCGCCGATCCGCAGGTGGTCGAGCAATTGGTCGCCGGCGCGCCGACGCGCTAG
- a CDS encoding TIGR00730 family Rossman fold protein codes for MTLRRIAIYCGHQAGEKPAYREMAVALAEAMAARGIDLVYGGGKLGLMGIVADTVLEAGGKVYGVIPQSLVDVEVAHQGLTELHPVPGMHERKAKMTELTDAFVCLPGGIGTMDELMEAWTWNALGYHAKPFCLLNVDGFWDGFASFCDTVRDEGFMSADRRDQLLMAHDPVEAIEKLDAAATKRQQGMVW; via the coding sequence GTGACGCTCCGGCGGATTGCCATCTATTGCGGCCACCAGGCGGGCGAGAAGCCCGCCTATCGCGAAATGGCCGTCGCACTGGCCGAGGCGATGGCCGCGCGCGGTATCGACCTCGTCTACGGGGGCGGCAAGCTGGGGCTGATGGGGATCGTCGCCGACACCGTGCTGGAGGCGGGCGGCAAGGTCTATGGCGTCATTCCGCAAAGTCTTGTCGACGTCGAAGTCGCGCACCAGGGCCTGACCGAACTCCATCCCGTGCCGGGGATGCACGAACGCAAGGCCAAGATGACCGAACTGACGGATGCGTTCGTGTGCCTTCCGGGTGGAATCGGGACGATGGACGAATTGATGGAAGCATGGACGTGGAACGCGCTCGGCTATCACGCCAAGCCCTTCTGCCTCCTCAACGTCGATGGTTTCTGGGACGGTTTCGCGTCCTTCTGCGATACCGTTCGCGACGAGGGATTCATGAGCGCCGACCGGCGGGACCAGCTGTTGATGGCACACGATCCCGTCGAAGCGATCGAGAAGCTGGACGCCGCGGCGACGAAGCGCCAACAAGGCATGGTCTGGTAG
- a CDS encoding SIMPL domain-containing protein, whose translation MRLLVTTLALTLALPAPALAQSVEAQLPQALETPLLSLNVSETVTTPADIVRLNIGVLAQSANASDAMAEATRTIAAIRSAIVAAGVEPEDIDTRTISLGRWRERDPDTRDYIDRGFQATSTVQVEAPLTLDIVGMIEDVTLAGANDVNGPYFDFEDRLGLRREARERAVERAREEADEYARLFGFSRARLVEVGVGASTNRSPIRVTGSAVGAPPPPPPPPPPPAPGGGGIGADIGESVSLQLTFALVR comes from the coding sequence ATGCGACTTCTCGTTACCACATTGGCCCTGACGCTCGCCCTTCCGGCGCCCGCTCTCGCGCAATCGGTCGAGGCGCAACTGCCGCAGGCGCTCGAGACGCCGCTCCTGTCGCTGAATGTCAGCGAAACCGTGACGACGCCCGCCGACATCGTGCGGTTGAATATCGGCGTGTTGGCGCAGAGTGCGAACGCCAGCGACGCGATGGCAGAAGCAACACGCACCATCGCGGCCATCCGTTCCGCAATCGTGGCAGCCGGGGTCGAGCCGGAGGACATCGATACGCGGACGATCTCTCTGGGTCGTTGGCGCGAGCGGGATCCCGACACTCGGGACTACATCGACCGCGGTTTTCAGGCGACTTCGACCGTACAGGTCGAAGCACCGCTCACTCTCGACATCGTCGGAATGATCGAGGACGTGACCCTCGCCGGCGCGAACGATGTCAACGGGCCCTATTTCGACTTCGAGGATCGATTGGGGCTGCGCCGCGAAGCACGCGAGCGCGCCGTCGAACGGGCCCGCGAGGAAGCGGACGAATATGCGCGGCTCTTCGGCTTTTCGAGAGCGCGGCTCGTCGAAGTGGGGGTCGGAGCATCGACCAATCGCAGTCCCATCAGGGTAACGGGAAGCGCGGTGGGCGCCCCGCCTCCGCCGCCTCCGCCGCCGCCGCCGCCGGCTCCCGGCGGGGGTGGGATCGGCGCGGACATCGGCGAGAGCGTGTCGCTACAGCTGACCTTCGCGTTGGTACGTTAG